One window of Leptotrichia sp. oral taxon 498 genomic DNA carries:
- the fabD gene encoding ACP S-malonyltransferase, which translates to MSKIAFVFPGQGTQYEKMGEVLYNSVSCENKKIIDRVFENNEEVKKVIFEGTKDELKDTKFAQPAIALFSVVLTKLLKEKGINPDFVAGHSLGEYSSLYAAGFLNEVDTLKLISARGKIMSEAKIEGSMAAILGLSSNEVENICNNIDGVIEAVNYNEPKQTVVAGEKDVIEKSLEIFKEKGARRALPLAVSGPFHSSLMKPVAEILKKEFENYSWNDAKTPIVANTTANILTSSNEIKNELYNQTFGPVKWVDTINKLSENGVTKIYEVGPGKVLAGLIKKINKEIEVVNIENVENIESL; encoded by the coding sequence ATGTCAAAAATTGCTTTTGTATTTCCTGGTCAAGGAACACAGTATGAAAAAATGGGTGAAGTTTTGTATAACAGTGTGAGCTGTGAAAATAAAAAGATAATAGACAGAGTTTTTGAAAATAATGAAGAAGTGAAAAAAGTTATATTTGAAGGGACAAAAGATGAATTAAAAGATACAAAGTTTGCACAACCAGCAATAGCTTTATTTTCAGTAGTTTTAACAAAATTATTAAAAGAAAAAGGAATAAATCCAGATTTTGTTGCAGGACATAGTTTGGGAGAATATAGTTCGCTGTATGCAGCTGGATTTTTGAACGAAGTTGATACGTTAAAATTGATTTCTGCGAGAGGGAAAATAATGAGCGAGGCTAAAATAGAGGGTTCAATGGCTGCAATTTTAGGATTATCTTCAAATGAAGTGGAAAATATTTGTAATAATATTGATGGAGTAATTGAAGCAGTAAATTATAATGAGCCTAAACAAACAGTTGTTGCGGGAGAAAAAGATGTGATTGAAAAAAGTTTGGAAATTTTCAAGGAAAAAGGGGCTAGAAGAGCATTGCCTCTTGCGGTGTCAGGACCTTTTCATTCGTCGCTTATGAAGCCTGTTGCCGAAATTTTGAAAAAAGAATTTGAAAATTATAGCTGGAATGACGCAAAAACACCAATTGTGGCTAATACTACGGCAAATATTCTGACTTCATCTAATGAAATAAAAAATGAACTTTATAATCAGACATTTGGTCCTGTAAAATGGGTTGATACAATTAACAAACTTAGTGAAAACGGCGTAACAAAAATTTATGAAGTCGGACCTGGGAAAGTCCTTGCCGGGCTTATTAAGAAAATTAATAAAGAAATAGAAGTTGTCAATATTGAAAATGTAGAAAATATTGAAAGTTTATAA
- the acpP gene encoding acyl carrier protein: MLDKIKSIVAEQLGVDEDQVTEDASFVDDLGADSLDTVELIMAFEEEFDIEIPDEDAQKIKTVKDVMEYIESK; encoded by the coding sequence ATGCTAGATAAAATTAAATCAATAGTTGCTGAACAGTTAGGAGTTGACGAAGATCAAGTTACTGAAGATGCGTCATTTGTTGATGATTTGGGAGCTGATTCACTAGATACAGTTGAATTGATTATGGCATTTGAAGAAGAATTTGATATAGAAATTCCTGATGAAGATGCACAAAAAATTAAAACAGTTAAAGATGTAATGGAATATATTGAATCTAAATAG